Sequence from the Effusibacillus pohliae DSM 22757 genome:
GCTGATGTGGTTTTGTACGAAGGCCGCGAGATCGACGTGCGGGACGAGTTTGTGGCGGCCCGGATTGAGACGGGGATCCGGATGGGGATCGCTTGGGCTTTGGAATTGATCGAGAAGAGAAAAAACGAGGACGAAAGGAGGCGTCATCGATGATTAGTGTGTTTGTCTACGGCACGTTTCTTACCGGAGAGGTTAATCACCGTGTAGCTGCACCGTATATTCGCGGCGTACCACCGGGCTGCGTTCGAGGCCGGCTGTACGATGTGGGCGTATTCCCGGCATTGGTGTTGGACGATGAGGGGCGCGAAATTCAGGGCGAGTGGTTCGACGTAACGGAGGAAGGTTTGAAAGCGATGGACCGGTTGGAAGGATACCGGGGGCCCGGCAGGAAGAATCTCTATGAGCGGGTGTGGGCCCAAGACATTTCCAATGGCAGGTCCGGTTGGGTCTATGTGTGGACGGATTCCCGAGGGTGTCCGGAGATCCCAGGAGGATCGTGGAGGGAGTATCGATCCGTTCGGGGGGTTCGTGCATAATGAAAACGATCAATTTGCAGGGAATGGGCAATTATCCGGCCATCCCGGCAAAAGAGATCCAGGTGGGCGCGGTTTTGGTTTGGAATTATGGGTATACGAGTGAAGTGGTGGATATACAGTTCAGCAAAACCGGAAAAACGATGACTGTGAAACTGAAAAC
This genomic interval carries:
- a CDS encoding gamma-glutamylcyclotransferase family protein; this encodes MISVFVYGTFLTGEVNHRVAAPYIRGVPPGCVRGRLYDVGVFPALVLDDEGREIQGEWFDVTEEGLKAMDRLEGYRGPGRKNLYERVWAQDISNGRSGWVYVWTDSRGCPEIPGGSWREYRSVRGVRA